A window of Sphingobacterium kitahiroshimense genomic DNA:
CGTGGTGTATAATGCAGATGGGGATTATGTAACAGAAAAGATCTACACAAATTCTGTTGACAATAATAGTGAAATCACATTGGATGCTGAAAAGACCTATACTTTTGTAGCCTATTCAATCAATAGTACGGCAACAGTTCCAGGGGTGACTGCACAGAACGAACTCGTTAATGCCAGCCTGGATAACATCAGTGCAGATCTGATGTACTTTAAGAAAGATTTAACAGTTCATTCAGGTGAGAATAATCTTGATGTAGTACTGAAACATCAGTATAGTGAGGTAACAACCAATTTAAGTATGGCAACTGAAATGACTGGAGCAATAACAAGCTTGGTTACGCCAACGATAGACCCTACGCATCCGAGTGCAAGTTTAAAATTAGCAGATGGAACGATATCCTATAATGGCAGTACTACAACCACTGCTGTACAATTTCCAGCTTTGGGAGCGGGCTTACGGACTGTATCGAGTATCCCTACACTGTTAATTCACCCTGGCGCTAACAATGGAGTATTTAGTTTTGGATCAATAACTATTGATGGAGAGACAAGATCTAATGTAGGCGTTGCTGGGTTACAGATTATACCAGGTCAACGTTATAACTTAAACCTAAACTTCAAAACTTGTACAGAGTCAGTGACAGGAGGTGCGGATCTAAACTGGGATTATCCTGCTTCTGGATCAGGTGCCAATGTCAATGGTACATTTGTTCCTAACGGAAACTTAGTTACACAGACATTGACAGCACCAGGTGCTGATTATGGATTTGTGTTTGATATTCTTCAATTGGACAACTCCTTTAATATGGAAGTGAACGGAGTAAAACTTGCGACACAAGAGATTCAGTTTGAGAATGGAATCGCTATAGCTCCACGAAATGTTCAATTTGCAGATGGATCGCTTTATGGTTCCGGAAGCATTCCACAGGTCTACTCACTTACAGGTACTTCCGCAAATCCGGTTATTCGTGTGGTCATTAGCCGTTCCGGTGAAGTATCTATGTATGGTAGTAAAAGCAATGGGGGAGAATTGTTTCCGTTAGTGTTGACACAAGGCTCTTTCAATACCGTGCCATGGAGCTCTACTTCAAATACTGTGAAAATTACCCAAATTGTACAGGGAGCGACCAAAATGGTTGGTGCTGGAAGTGGAAGAAAGAAAGTTGCCTGTGCACCATAGGCAGCGACAAATTTCAGCAAGTATTTAAGTAGTGTATAAAATTAAAAATATGAAAACAGATCAGTCAAAAAATATATATGTCAGCCCAAAAATAGAGGTGACAAATGTCGAATTGGAACAAGGTATTGCTGCTGGTTCAGCTGCACCAGCAGATACTTTTAGTAATGACCCACAACAATCATGGGATAATGCTGATGATGATAATCGTACCATCGACTGGTAATGTATCCGAACTAATTATTGTTTAATTCATCTTAGTTGCTCGACAGGTTTTAATAACTCCTGTCGAGCTTTTTTATGAGATAGCATAGAGATTTTAAACTGGATCCTCGCACAAATTCAGTTCAAATAGACTTCGAAAAGTCCTAAATCAGGGAAAAAGACAGTCCTTCTTTCATAAGACGGACTTTCTTTTTAGGGGTGGCGGCCGTTTTCTGAATTCTTATATTTAAGTTATTTACTGTTTTATTTTCATTAAAGTGTTGTTTATCAGTTTTTTATAAAGTGTGATATGAATGTGAAAGGCGGTTTTTTTTGATTCATTCTTTTAATGCAAATATTTGTCAGGCAGAATAAGACAGTACAATTTATTTCAGGTGCCGCTGGATAAAAGCATTCAAAAATATATTGTTGAGAACATTTTGATGCTTGTTGTCGCATTATTGCCCGTACCTAATTTGTGTGAAGGTCCGTGCTAATATAGTTGGATTTAGTCTATGGGTATCAATTTCGAGCTGTCGATTTTAATTGCTATTTCCTCAAAGAGATAAGCAAAATCGGTAGCTAGTGGTTGAAGGAATTTATCTCCAAGGGCGGAAATATGGAAATGAAAATTTACTAAATAATGATATATAATGGAAAGGAATAACTTCAATAATTTAATTGCTTTAGCGAAAAATAATAGCGCTGAATTTTTGACGCTGTTCAGCGAGATCTATCCCGATTTTGTTGTCTCGTTAAAGACAATAAATCCGAAAATCCGTAGTAGTGAATTAGAATTTTGTGCCCTGACCTTTTTGAATTTCTCGACCAAAAATATCGCTCAATATACTTTTGTTACGATACGTGCCGTACAGGTACGTAAAAATAGATTGCGCAAAAAGTTAAATATCGCTTCCGATATTGATTTTAATTGTTGGATGCGCGAGCAGACTCAGCGAATTCCAATGATTGAACAAGAGCAAATAGCTATTGAGACTATTTAGCAATGTGGTAAATATTAGACTTTCCTACTTCAATTGAATTGTTCAGTAATATTAAAGAAAATTTTAAGAGAAGATTATTTGTTTGCTAGAACAGTATTTCAACCTCTACATTGAATTTTGTGGTAGACATAAAAGGAGAAAGTGTTAATATAATTTGAAAACAAAAAGTTTTTCACTATTTCTATTTTATTTTGATCCATTTCAAGTTAATAAATGATGCTTAGTTTTTATGTGATACCTATGTGATAGGTCATTTTTCATCGATTGTATTTCAAAATCCTAATCTTTGTTCCAAATAATTAATTTGATTTTGCTATTGCTTAAGGCTGTGCAAATCGAAGGTTTAATAAATGATCAATCTAAAACAATAAGCTGTCAGAAAGATTTACGCCTAATAAAAGCTAACAAATAAATAGTCATGGAAACAAAAGATCAAAAGAAAAGTTATATTCCTCCGATTTTGAGTATTACAATCGTAGAAATGGAGCTGGGAGTTGCTGCTGGTTCTGCACAGGTTTCCCAGGGAGGATCGCCATTGGAGGATGATTATCTGAAGTTAGAGGATTAGACAATTCGGGATGAAAAATGTATTATGGAGATGGTTTGATATCTGGTTAATGATATAAAAATCTTAGATTAGTAGCGCAATACTTTAAGGCTGGAGGGAGCTTTAAACTGTTGTGATTCATAACTATCTATCACAATTGATGACCTACCAAATGAGAAAACAACTTCTTTTTTTTATTTTATTATTATTTACGTTTAAAGCAATCGCTGGCGATGACAAGAAGCAAGAGATTGATTCACTCTTAGCGAAGTCGATGGAATTTGCTAGTAGAGGAGATTTGGTGACCTATATAGAAACGGCGATTAAAGCGCTTAATTTGGCCAATGTTGCCAACTATGATGAAGGAAAAGCAAAATCTGGCTCTTATATTGCTGAAGGTCTTGTGACTGTAGGCTTATTTAAGGAAGGACTGAAGCAGCTGGATCGTATTGAAGCCACGGACTTCTATAAGAATGAAACTTTTATGCAATCAGAAGTCCATCGGTTGCGGGGAAGAGCATATGGGGGGCTCATGCTTCATCAGCAAGCTATTCGGGAGTTCCGTTTGCAACAGGAGGTGATCAAAAGGCTGACTGGCGAAATAAAAGTAAAATCCTATCAGTTTAACTACGAAAATTTAAGCGCTGCTTTTCGACGTATGGGACAACTTGATTCTATGCAAAAATATACCGAATTACAATTAGAGAATCTAAAGGTCTTTGAAGAGAAAGATGCAGCCATGCGTTATCAGATAGTGTATGAAAACCTGGGAAGTTTATATGTTCAAAAAGGCGATTTAGTGAAGGCGCAACAATACCTTGACAAATCCCTGGAACTCATGAAGAAATATAAAATTCCAGTTGTTCTAAATACCTATGGTGCTTTGGGTCTTTTGGAGAAACAAAGAAAAAACTTTAAAAAAGCTGCGGCTTTTTATGAAGAGAGTCTAGTAAAAAAGCGGGCGGCCGGTAGTAGAATTGGAATGAAGAATTCATATCGGGAGTTGGCTGATTTTTACCGAACAAATAACTTGGACAAAGCCAAAGCTGATCACTATGAAATGGCCTTTAGCCGACTCAATGATTCTTTGGAAAATGAAAATAGACAGGTTGTCGATCAGGTGCTCAATCAGATTTTGAAATTAAAAGATCAGGAATCTGACGCAAAGGTGTCAAAATCAGTTACCATTTCAATAATTGCTTTGGTAGTGCTCACTATCGCGGTCACTTTTTTTGTACGGCGATCTAGGCACAATCGTAAAGTTTTGGGACAGAAAGAAGAGGCTCTACAGGAGACAGAAACCATCAACAAGGAATTGACAGAGCAGATCGGAGAAAATAAATTCAATAATCTGAATGAACTAGCTAAAAGTAATAATCCGGAGTTTCTGACTTTGTTTACTGAATTGTATCCGGAGTTTATACAGGCGTTGAAATCACGTGATTCAAATCTTAGAAGCACAGAGCTGGAGTTTTGCGCTATGGCCTTTCTTAACTTTTCAACAAAAAATATTGCAGAATATACGTTTGTGACAGTTAGAGCAGTACAGGTTCGGAAGAACAGATTGCGTAAAAAATTTGAAATCCCTTCGGATGCGGATTTTAATAACTGGATGCGCGGACTTGCGGAAAAGGTATATTAAGAACGCAGGTCAGTCGATCAGGCATCTTATCAACCATTTATATTTCTATCCAATCTGTTTCAATAGATGGCAAACCGCTTGAAACAAGTTATATCACGCATCGGCAATTGATGTCGGGTGCGACGTTGGTATTCGAAATGGGGAACAAACCTGGGCCAGTATGGTATAAGAAATAAGTTGTTGCAGTAGCACTGTTTTAATTTAAAGCGTTGCAAAAAGTTAATGGCTTTTTGCAACGCTTTTAAATGGTACTGCCCGTTTAAACATGAACAATCCTTCCACTTCCTCCAACTACTTTTATTCCACTAGGGAATGTTTTCCAAAAATGGATGTAATGAAACTTACTTTCAAAGTCTTGACCACTGTAATTTCCTTTTAATTCCAAGGTCAACGTAATCACTGCTGTATCATCTATGATGTTTAGATGTTCAACATGGGGAATAAGCTCACGGATTTTTAAATTACCGTCACGGTAACTCTGTAAATCCATTTCCTTTGTTATGACGTCTCCGCTTGGAAGGACAAAAAGCAGATCATCGTGCAGCAGTTCTTCAAGCACGTTTATATTACTTTCCTTGATCGCTTCATAAAGTCTATTTTCCTGATCTAAAATATCTGTTTCTATCATTGGTTATTATATTTTTAGCGTCCAACTTCAATGATTTATTTTTAGTCCACTACTAATTAAATAAACTTTTAAAGAATAACTCTCCTCATACTCCTGTTGCATAAATGGATAATTGCTGTGTACCGAAACTGCTATTAAATGGTAGATTGATAATTTGAAAGTGGCAACTGCGAAAAAGATATTAGTCCAGGCCCTTCTAAGGCATTGTATAACCTTTGAATATCACTTTCCTTAGCAATTTGGTGTATTAACAAGGTGTTATTTTCCATAGAAACACAGCGTACATTATAACGATGTAAAATTTCCCAGATGTTTTCATTTGTGTCAAATGATATTTTAAACAATGCAGCATTTAAAACAGAACCAAAAGTGATTGTAACATCCAGTACATCGGCTATTTTTTTAAGATTGAGTAGTGTATTATCGATTAAGATTCCAGGCATAGCTACCTCAATCGTTATCAATACTATTTCCGGAATATCTGTACGGGATTGTGAAATGGTCTCAATTTCTAATCCTAATTGATACATTGTTGAAATGATTTCTGGTAGTAAATCACGTTGATTTTTGCAATTCAAGGTGAACAATTTAGAGGTCATATTTTTCTTTTTCATAACATGGAATCAAAAAAAAAGCTTCCCAAATTTTTTGGGAAGCTTTTTATAATATTATTTATTTTTAAATATCTTACAAAGTATTAACCTCCCATTTTGAACAAAAAATGACGATGACCACGACTGTAGCGTTAATCAAGATGTTAATATTAATCTGTCCTAGATTGTTCATTATGAAAGTGTTTTCTTTTGTGTTTTTACAAAGAAAAGAAAATATTTTTATTATCCAATTTTTATTAATGCATAATTGTTTTTTTTGATGAGGCAAGTCCATAGCACATATGAACCAATGGATTAAGTTTTTTTGTTTGTGGGTGTAATCTAATAGTTGCAGTTTCTTAGAAATTATAACTAACGGTTTTGCTTTAGTAAATCATTATTATAATGATGAAAGTCATGTTTAATATATCAAACGATATGTTTTGCATATTGTTTATCTTGACTTGATACTTTTGTGAGTAAAAGCATATAAAATGAAGATTCTAGCAGGATGTTATGTATTTAATGATATAAATAAATTAGTAAGTTTTCTTAATGGTAAACGATAATTCTGAAGATTGAATAAATAAAAAAAGCCGATCTACTTACGCAAAACGGCTTTTTTTATTTATTTAAACTCTTGGCGCATTTAAAAAAGATATCATTTACTGTAAGCAAGTAATGTAATATTTCATAGCATACATTGAAATGATAAAACGCAATATATTAATTTATGAATTTATAACTCAAGCCTAATCCAACACGAAGCCCAGTCCAATCAATTTTACTATCTCTCATCTCACTGCTTTTACCAGGGATTTCAGCATTATAACCAACACCAAGGTTAGCACCCAAAGATTTTATGAAATTCCACTGCACACCAACATAAGGTGTAATGGAAAAACCCGTTGATTTGGATTCAACAATATGCTTTTTATCAATTTCCTTTCGACCTGATTGCGTTTCATAATATCCATCTGAAGTAATATTATTGAATGTTACTGCAGGAGAAATCTCCGCAAAAAGGGATAGATTATTCTCATGTCCTTGATTGGTTTGGAAGAAATAATTTCGATATAAAGCTCCGATACGATAAGCATTTGCATTCAAATTATAAGCAATCGCGCCGGAATAATCCGAATAAGCCAATCGACCTCCTGTTGATAAATAAGTGACATTGATCCCGTAGTCACTATTTTTAACGGAATATGTCACTTCACCATAATTGGTATAATGATTTGGGAAATTGTCGGTAACTGAAATAGGTACGGGATAATCTAATTTAATTCCGCTTTGAATGACATTCAAGAATGAACTCATTTCGGACATTTTATAATTACCAATGCCAAATCTATAGCCAAACCCAATTTGCGCCATTGAGGTTATAGTCATCAGTAACAATGCAATACTTAATATTAGTTTTTTCATAATTTTTAGGCTATTGGCCAATATTGACATAATTGTTGTTTAGGATAATATTATTGTTTAAAAGTCTCGCTGCGAAAGGATGGAAGTAAAGGCCTGTCGTCAGGCTAAAGACAATACTGCTATATTTACTATCCATAACATTAATAAGCGAATTAGAAGAGAAATTCTCATCTTTAAATAATATTTTTCCAGTGAATTTATCAAAACATATAAATTCTCCAGGCACCTTTTTAATTACTTTTAAACTTGGTAATTCACAAATTGAAAAATAATTATCAAAGGATTGAAGAACAACCTGATCTTGAATTAATGGGTGAAATTCAACAGCGTTTCTGGTACGGCTCCCAGTTTTTTCGGCTATTACTGTATATTGATCATTTTCATATCTATAAATTTTGTACCAACCATTATTATAGCTCCCAGAACTTGTGGTATACCTGCCGTCTTCGGAAATACCAGGAAAGAACTGTCCATTGGCTTCTCTTTTTTTACTCAACAATTTACCAGAGTTTAAATCATAAATTTCATAGTCATATAAATTATTGTTACCAACAAGGATTTTATCATCATTGGTCAAATAATAGACTGGAAAATCATCGCTAACATAAGTTCTAATTTTTTTGCTGAAAGTAAAATCTGAGTACACTTCGATTTTTGGCTTAGTTTCATAAACATCGCTTCTTAAATGAACTGCAACTTTTCCCGTCGCTTGAGAAACTTTAAAAGAACTGATATAATAAGGATATTGGACAAGATCTGGATTTTTACTTTTCAAGACAAGGTCATCAATTCCAAAATTTCGAATTCCAAAACCATTTTTATTACTTCTCATAGAAAGGATTAATTTGTTTTTAACGTCACCTTCAACCAAGATAAGATGCGCATTGTCTACTTCGGGATCGCCGTATTTCTGCTCCTTAAAGTAGTTGATAATCTTCGGATATTTAGCATAATCCCATGTGTCAGCTTTTTCTGGTAAGATATACAATTCATAATACTGTTCTTCTTGAAAAGGGAATGCTGGTCTATATACTTCAGCATTATTTTTACCTAATGGTATGGTTAGTACATTTCCCTTCCATACGAGAACGTATTTGTTTTCAATGCCATCAGGATGGGTCCATTGTATATCCAAACTTAGGTTTTTTAAGGTCTTTGTCTTGAAATAGTTGCTTGTGAAAACTTTATATTGTACAGAATAAAAATCTTCTTTTGGTGGAACTTTGTTACCCCTATATTTTGTAATTATTTTATATGTTTTAGCTCCGTAGGAATAATCATCATCGATAAAACTAGTTTTGCTAGGATCTGTAATTTTATTAATAAAAATCTGATCTAAATTGTCGAAATTATAAATTTCATAACTTTCAATTTCGGCTCCTTCAAGATTTGGCTTGTTCCAATAGATTTCTAATTTCTTAGAAGAATTAATCCGTTGGTTAATGTTCAAATTTATCTGGGGATTTACATATTTTATTGGATATATAAATTCAAAACTTGATTTCTCTTCGCCTAAAACTTCAGCTAAACTTCCATTTCCTGAAGAAAGATTTACTTTTACTTTCAGTATATCAGAATCGTTTCCTGTAAGATCTGAGGGATCTAAATGCAATACTTCCTTTTCGCCAACAATCAGTTTATTATTAAGATAAAATTCTTGTTTAGTAACAGCTCCAGGAGCGGCATTGATCGTATACATTAGATCGGTTGCACCATAGATGTAAATAGTTTCACCATTAGGCACGTCCGCGACATTCATGGTGACCTTTACATTCTTGTCAGGTTGTTTAATTTCATGAAAATTCAAGTCTTCACTTTCATATTTACAGGAAATAAGACATAATAAATTAAAACATATGTATAATTTAAAAATACATAGTAAGTTCTTGCGACGCATATAGATTAATTGATGGTTTTTATTTGTCGCCAAAAATAACTAAAATTATTTAATACCTTAAGTCTCTTTTTAATAAAATTTCATTTAGTGATTATAAAAACACTTTAGCTTTAGAATTTTTCTGATCGATCGATTTCTGATTGGATTCAAGAATAGGTTATAAATTGTCAGGTTTCTGACTTTTATTACATATTATGAATGCCTTCAAATTTGGAACCTGAAATTTCCGCAAGAAATAATGTATTGACAGTCTCATCATTCAGAAGATGATAACTAATTATTCTTGTACTGCGTCAATTAAAATGGCAAGTTGTATACATGGCTTGTCAGAGCGGTTGCTCCAAGCGTGGTTCGTTCCTTTCTGAATGACAATGTCTCCCGCCTTTAAAAGGGTTTCACCTTCTTCCATGATCAGATAAAGTTCTCCTGAAAGGATGATGATGTAATCCAATGTGGAGGTCTGATGCATCATCGGATGGGGCTGTCCAATTTTTACATCTACACCAAGCTCTTTGTCAGGAGGTATAGAGACATAACGAAAATACGTTCCGTTTTTTGGCGTTTCAGGGAAACCCTTATTGGGGATCTGCATTTCATAATCCAGGCTGGCAGGCATCTGTTGCGTATTCCAAACATCTGATATCACCAAATTGGGAAAATGTTCTACAGCATTTGCTACAATTTTATCTTCAAGGATCACAGACTTTCCGTTTTGGATTCCGGTGACGATTCTTCTTGGTATTTTATTCATGGATCATTATTAATTTAT
This region includes:
- a CDS encoding helix-turn-helix transcriptional regulator, translating into MERNNFNNLIALAKNNSAEFLTLFSEIYPDFVVSLKTINPKIRSSELEFCALTFLNFSTKNIAQYTFVTIRAVQVRKNRLRKKLNIASDIDFNCWMREQTQRIPMIEQEQIAIETI
- a CDS encoding cupin domain-containing protein, which gives rise to MNKIPRRIVTGIQNGKSVILEDKIVANAVEHFPNLVISDVWNTQQMPASLDYEMQIPNKGFPETPKNGTYFRYVSIPPDKELGVDVKIGQPHPMMHQTSTLDYIIILSGELYLIMEEGETLLKAGDIVIQKGTNHAWSNRSDKPCIQLAILIDAVQE
- a CDS encoding nuclear transport factor 2 family protein, coding for MIETDILDQENRLYEAIKESNINVLEELLHDDLLFVLPSGDVITKEMDLQSYRDGNLKIRELIPHVEHLNIIDDTAVITLTLELKGNYSGQDFESKFHYIHFWKTFPSGIKVVGGSGRIVHV
- a CDS encoding glycoside hydrolase domain-containing protein, which codes for MQSVSIDGKPLETSYITHRQLMSGATLVFEMGNKPGPVWYKK
- a CDS encoding tetratricopeptide repeat protein codes for the protein MRKQLLFFILLLFTFKAIAGDDKKQEIDSLLAKSMEFASRGDLVTYIETAIKALNLANVANYDEGKAKSGSYIAEGLVTVGLFKEGLKQLDRIEATDFYKNETFMQSEVHRLRGRAYGGLMLHQQAIREFRLQQEVIKRLTGEIKVKSYQFNYENLSAAFRRMGQLDSMQKYTELQLENLKVFEEKDAAMRYQIVYENLGSLYVQKGDLVKAQQYLDKSLELMKKYKIPVVLNTYGALGLLEKQRKNFKKAAAFYEESLVKKRAAGSRIGMKNSYRELADFYRTNNLDKAKADHYEMAFSRLNDSLENENRQVVDQVLNQILKLKDQESDAKVSKSVTISIIALVVLTIAVTFFVRRSRHNRKVLGQKEEALQETETINKELTEQIGENKFNNLNELAKSNNPEFLTLFTELYPEFIQALKSRDSNLRSTELEFCAMAFLNFSTKNIAEYTFVTVRAVQVRKNRLRKKFEIPSDADFNNWMRGLAEKVY